From the genome of Brassica napus cultivar Da-Ae chromosome A2 unlocalized genomic scaffold, Da-Ae chrA02_Random_11, whole genome shotgun sequence:
AAGTCCATGACAACAGCCAGTGTGGACGTAGTTGGCGTATTGAGGGAAGTCAAAGATTTGGTATATCATGATTAAGTAACTGACTCATGGTGcgttaatagtaaaataaatcaTCTTGAAAGCGAGGGTTTCTTGCTAGTTGCTACTgcttttttatttaatcatcATATGAGACTATATATGGTAACCATTGatgtttaacaaaacaaaaaatgttttgttttccaTAAAATGTCGACGATAAGTAGACAAGTAACACGGGTTCAGTTTCTATAATCTCCCTATTATCATTTTCTGAATATATTGTGTGTGTCAACACGTATCTGCTACTCttttatttgatcattttataattttccaGAAGCTCGGGGATGGGAGAGAGATACGACGAATCAGACGGTGTAGAGAAGGCGAAGATTCCTCTGTTAAGGGGTCAACATGAAGCTGAGGACGACGGAGATATATTGGTTGAGACTAAGAAATTATGGCGTATCGTTGGACCAGCTATATTCACCAGAATCTCGACCAACTTGATCCTCGTCATCACGCAGGCCTTTGCCGGCCACCTCGGCGAGCTAGAACTCGCAGCCATCTCCATCGTCAGCAACGTCATCATCGGCTTCAACGTCGGCCTCCTGGTATACACACACGCATATAAAAATCTTTATTTGGCTTACCTTATAATGTTTATATATCAAGAAACTATAAATTCTCTTATATGCAGCTTGGAATGGCGAGTGCGTTGCAAACGTTGTGCGGTCAAGCGTTTGGGGCGAAAATATATGACATGTTAGGAGTGTATTTGCAGCGATCTTTGATTGTTCTCTTCTTATTCTCCATCTTGCTCCTCCCGATGTACTTCTTTGCAACTCCCATTCTTAAGTACTTTGGCCAGCCTGACGACATGCATTGCCGAGCTCTCCGGTTCCATCGCTGTTTGGGTCATTCCTATCCATTTCGCATTTGCCTTCGTTTTCCCTCTCAACCGATTCCTCCAATGCCAGCTCAAGAATAGGGTATATATGTCACAACTTTAACCTAACTCATTTGTGTTTCATTTAGATAAATATCACTCACAATGACAATTAATAATCACTCATATGTTCTTGATATTATTATTGCTTAATGGTGTTTGGTTGATACTGTATTACATTACCACCAGGTGATTGCAATATCATCTGGAATAGCACTTGCAGTTCACATATTTGTGTGCTGGCTTTTTGTATACGGTCTTAAACTTGGAGTCATAGGGACAATGGCTACTGTTATAACGTGTCATGGTGGCTAAACctcatcattttatttacttacaCCACCTGCGGCGGTTGTCCGCTCACTTGGACTGGTTTCTCCATGGAAGCTTTCACAGGACTTTGGGAGTTTGCTCATCTCTCTGCCTCCTCCGGAGTCATGCTTTGGTATTACTAGTTAAACACCACTTTTGTCGcatattttttttccatttagtttacgatatataaaaacacaaattctTATGGTATGCTTTTTCGAGACAGCTTGGAGAGTTGGTATTATAAGATTCTAATTCTGATGACTGGAAATCTGGAAGATACAAAAATTGCTGTCGACTCCCTATCTATATGGTACGTTAATTATtgatatatagaaaattaataTACTAAATATATGGAAAACTAtcatataatagtttttaactatttttaataatagCATTGTTCATCGGCAGCATGATGATAAACGGACTGGAGCTGATGATTCCAATTGCTTTCCTCACCGGGACAGGGTAATCTTATACCAATCTCTCGTTTTTATTACTATCGTGTGGatactttaatttttgtttagtttggtttatattatttttgtagcGTACGAGTGGCCAACGAATTAGGAGCAGGCAATGGAAAAGGAGCAAGGTTTGCAATGATCATATCAGTGACACAATCGTTAGTCATCGGAATAGTATTTTCGGTGCTTGTTGTATTCCTTCATGATCAAATTGGTTGGATTTTCTCTTCAAGTGAAGCTGTCATTAACGCAGTCAAGAATCTTTCTATTCTTTTAGCTTTCACGATTCTTCTCAACAGTGTTCAACCAGTTCTTTCTGGTACGCCACAGAGACAAAATCAGTTTGTGTGTTATTCCAAAAATAAACCGGGTCACTGGTGGTGAGGtgacttttatatttttgattaggTGTTGCCGTTGGTTCGGGTTGGCAATCATTTGTGGCGTATATAAACTTGGGAATTGGGATGCTATTATTTCATTGGACTTCCACTCGGATTTGTCATGGGCTGGATTTACAAGTTTGGTGTTAAGGTAAACGCcagtttttatataataaaactcAATACTATTTAAAGGTTAAGTTCTTAATCTATATAAGTATGTTGCTTGTAATGTTATATATGTTATAGGGCATTTGGGCCGGTATGATATTCGGAGGAACCGCGATTCAAACActgatattgatttttattgtTATGAGATGTGACTGGGAAAAAGaggtaactaaaaaaaaaaatttgttttgtgCTTATGGTTCAGGTATATGGTTAATTCCATGCATGTCTTTTAATGCAATTGTTTCgtcttttatttcaaatgtATAGGCACAAAAAGCAAGTGTGCGCATTAACAAATGGTCTATCTCAGACTCGGAAGCAAGAAACTAAAGTAAATTGTATACAGTTGTAAAATAAAGAGTCAGGCACATGCGCTATCATTATATCCTCACATGATTTGTAACTGGCAACTGGTAGAACGGAgaagcatatatatatgtggtttGGTTTTGTCAACCGTAACTCGAGCAATGACTGATTTGTGTTCCTTTCCGAATACGAAACTAAGTCACTTTCACTTTGCAATTTTTCTTGATTAAAAAGTTATTTGCATATGGTATCACTCCTGTTTAGGATCAAGTTAGAATGTTAGATGATCCAAAGTTTTGAGCATAAGGTGAATATGATTTAGAAGTCTAGGAAAGATGGGTACATGCATGGCAGTTTTGTGGACTACAATAGATCAATATATGAACTTACCAATTTTAAGTGTTAGGTTTTTATGGTCAATTTTTGGTAAAGCAAAACATATTCTAGAGAAGTTTGAACAGACATTGTTACGAAAAAGTTTGAACGGACATGAACGATAATGTGCCAATTCTGTAACAGCTTTGTGAAAGTAGTAGATCCACGACATTCTTTTAAAAGGGTGATAAAGTGGATAATTCTTTCAATAGTTTATGAGAATAAAGTGGCACAGCCTTATATAGAAGAGGGAACTTTAAACAGTATGGAATAATATCAAGATAGAAAAGGGAGTTGTTGGATCTATGATATCGAACAATGTGGACGTAAGTAGCATAAATAACGTGGGAAGTTAAGTTGTTGAACAAAGATGATTATGAAAAAGGTAACtgtttaaataatatacatTTCTATTACTTTATCGTCAAAATTATACCAGCAGGTAAGAGAATGTTAATTAAATAGACAATATATAATGTGTGATTAGCGTAGAACagaatttaaagaaaaatataacagaaCAAACAGAATCAGAATAGAATGTTGATTATGAGTCTATGACTATAATAAATAAATCGCATAGTAGTATAGGGcactatttcatttttatttggatTGGTGATTTATACCTTAGATGCATCATGCAATATTATCAGCGGTGGCTGGAAATTATAGATAGAAAAGcccaaaattatataattttaaaaacaaaatatatacacattatATAATCTTTGACTCGTTTTTCTAATATTAAGAGGTATTGAAACGAtcgagaaaataaaattgtactGATCTATAAACGTTGTTTCTGCTTTAGATCTAGCTTTTTCGTTTTGTAATCAGCTTGTTGTTTTCTCCGGTGTATCAGAGTTTTGCTATGTTCTTCTACCCAAATTTGGTTGAAAgttaaattgatataaaaaaattcataaaacatTCGCATAGTATCTCTTAATAATTTCTAAGATCCGTTCTCTGAAAAAGGTCATAATAAATAAGTAGAAAACCAAAAGGACAAACTGCATGTGGTATATCAGGTATAGGctgtatatatacaaataaaattcttTATGAATTTGTTCTACAAAtgctttaatttaatttaatttaatttttttcgtcTTATTGAAAACAAACATGCATGCTAAATTATTGGTTGAATCGGGACAAGATAttagtaaaaaacaaaaaaggccTGACCGCGCGCATGGTGGCCGAGTGTCCACTCAAAATGCTTTACTCTCATATGGACTCCTCACTCCCATATCTAGTCTTCACTCTCTTCCACGTTCTTTACTTCCGAGAAGATGATAGAAAGAGACGACACATCAAAAGGTATAGAGAAGGCGAAGATTCCTCTGTTAAGGGATCAATATGCGGCGGAGGAGGAAGACGGAGAAATAAAGAGAAAGATATGGATAGAGACCAAGAAGCTATGGCGTATAGTTGGACCGGCCATATTCTCCAGAGTCTCGACATACTCAATCCTGGTCATCACTCAGGCCTTCGCCGGCCACCTTGGCGAGCTCGAACTAGCCGCCATATCCATCGTCAACAACGTCATCATCGGCTTCAATCTAGGCCTCCTTGTATTCACTcaatacaaaaacatttttctacttatattataatgtttagtttataaaataaactctatatatatatatgaatatatatgcaGCTTGGAATGGCGAGTGCGTTGGAAACGCTGTGCGGTCAAGCGTTTGGAGCTAAGAAATATGATATGTTGGGAGTGTATATGCAGCGTTCTTGGATTGTTCTCTTCTTATTCGCCACCTTTCTCCTTCCTATGTACTTATTCGCGTCTCCAATTCTTAAGTTCTTCGGTCAGCCTGAAGACATCGCCGAGCTCTCCGGTGTCATCGCCGTTTGGGCCATTCCTACACATTTCGCGTTTGCCTTCTATTTCCCTCTCAGCCGATTCTTCCAATGCCAGCTCAAGAATAGGGTATGTAACTAAATTAAGAGGTCGCAACATAAGTGGCTATTAGTCCCCTGGCGGTTAATTCTTAATGTGTTTGGTTGATATATTTCTTACAATACCAGGTGGTTGCAGTTGTGTCTGGAGTGGCACTTGTAGTTCACATATTTGTGTGCTGGCTTTTTGTATACGGTCTTAAACTTGGAGTCAAAGGGACCATGGCTACTATTAATGTGTCGTGGTGGCTCACTGTCTTAATGTTATTTGCTTATGCAACTTGCGGCGGTTGCCCGCTCACTTGGACCGGTTTCTCCATGGAAGCTTTCACCAGACTATGGGAATTTGCTAAGCTCTCCACGTCCTCCGGTGTCATGCTTTGGTAATAATTCGCTAAACGCCACTTGTGtggcaattttttttaaaaagttttgtttACGCATGGGACCACAACTTCTTACAGTAGTTTTTTTATCAAGTACAGCTTGGAATATTGGTACTATAGGATTTTAATCGTGATGACTGGAAATCTAAAGGATACAAAAATCGCTGTCGACTCTTTGTCTATATGGTACGTCATAGTTTTGGATTGATATGTATATTAGATATGATTTTCACagattttataacatattaattCATTGGCAGCATGTCGATAAATGGCTTGGAAATGATGATTCCACTTGCTTTCTTTGCGGGGACCGGgtaattgattatatatatatatactttaattttcgTTTAGATCTCTGGTTAGGCTAGTTCGTGGCTTAAGCAGTCCTTAATTATAATCACGTGCTCTTGTAGCGTACGAGTGGCGAATGAGTTAGGAGCTGGCAGTGGAAAAAGAGCAAGATTTGCAATGATCACATCAGTAACACAATCGTTAATCATCGGAATAATATTTTCGGTGCTTGTAGTATTTTTTCATGATCAAATAGGCTGGATTTTTTCTTCAAGTGAAACTGTCATAGAAGCAGTCAATGATCTCTCTATTCTTTTAGCGTTCACGATTCTTCTCAACAGTATCCAACCGGTTCTTTCCGGTACGCTATAAAACCATTTCATTTTCGTTTTGTTATCTCAAAATAATTCGGGTGAACAGTTGTGAGAGGACTTTTGACTAGGTGTTGCGGTTGGTTCGGGTTGGCAATCATTCGTGGCATATATAAACCTGGGATGCTATTATTTCGTTGGACTTCCACTAGGATATGTCATGGGCTGGATTTTCAAGTCTGGTGTCAAGGTAAccctatttttctttctttatttaatATCAATATTGCAATTTGCAACGTTAATCTCGTTATATCTATAATTTCATTGCTATAGGGCATTTGGGCTGGTATGATATTCGGAGGAACCGCCATTCAAAcattgattttgatttctatTGTTATGAGATGTGACTGGGAGAAAGAGGTAACTCgaattgtttgttttgttgctTTTGTTTCgcttatatatatggtttatttCATCTTCATCTATGTGTTTCCAATACAATTGTTACATCTTTCTTTAAAATTTGTAGGCACGAAAAGCAAGTATGCGCATTCAGAACTGGTCTGTCTCGGATGCAACCAAAAAAAGCGAAGAGGACCCGAGACAGAAGGACTAGACATTGCGCAGGGGAAACCAGTAAGCGGCATACAATTTCTACTTgcatttctctgtttttttcggTTTGCATATGCATTGTC
Proteins encoded in this window:
- the LOC125593940 gene encoding protein DETOXIFICATION 28-like yields the protein MIERDDTSKGIEKAKIPLLRDQYAAEEEDGEIKRKIWIETKKLWRIVGPAIFSRVSTYSILVITQAFAGHLGELELAAISIVNNVIIGFNLGLLLGMASALETLCGQAFGAKKYDMLGVYMQRSWIVLFLFATFLLPMYLFASPILKFFGQPEDIAELSGVIAVWAIPTHFAFAFYFPLSRFFQCQLKNRVVAVVSGVALVVHIFVCWLFVYGLKLGVKGTMATINVSWWLTVLMLFAYATCGGCPLTWTGFSMEAFTRLWEFAKLSTSSGVMLCLEYWYYRILIVMTGNLKDTKIAVDSLSICMSINGLEMMIPLAFFAGTGVRVANELGAGSGKRARFAMITSVTQSLIIGIIFSVLVVFFHDQIGWIFSSSETVIEAVNDLSILLAFTILLNSIQPVLSGVAVGSGWQSFVAYINLGCYYFVGLPLGYVMGWIFKSGVKGIWAGMIFGGTAIQTLILISIVMRCDWEKEARKASMRIQNWSVSDATKKSEEDPRQKD